The following proteins come from a genomic window of Meleagris gallopavo isolate NT-WF06-2002-E0010 breed Aviagen turkey brand Nicholas breeding stock chromosome Z, Turkey_5.1, whole genome shotgun sequence:
- the LOC104915344 gene encoding MARVEL domain-containing protein 2-like, which yields MKTQLSLPDRKYTDSDDAPKEEVTYRQLKSVERKPELLNGHIPAGHIPKPIVMPDYLAKYPAIQTNEMRDRYKAVFNDQFAEYKELSVEVHAVLKKFSELEALMRQLPQHPGSIYEQERISKVLQEYEKKKNVSVFSFTLLINLKNKV from the exons ATGAAAACACAGTTGTCTTTACCAGACAGAAAG TATACTGACAGTGACGACGCACCAAAAGAAGAGGTCACTTACAGGCAGCTTAAATCAGTGGAAAGGAAACCAGAACTACTTAATGGTCATATACCTGCAGGACACATTCCTAAACCTATAGTGATGCCAGACTACTTAGC gaaataccCAGCAAttcaaacaaatgaaatgcGAGACCGGTATAAAGCAGTGTTCAATGATCAGTTTGCTGAGTACAAAGAACTGTCTGTGGAAGTTCATGCTGTGTTAAAAAAGTTCAGTGAGCTAGAAGCATTGATGAGACAACTTCCTCAACATCCTGGAAGCATATAT GAACAGGAAAGGATATCAAAAGTTCTGCAAGAatatgagaagaagaaaaatgtgagtgTTTTCAGCTTTACATTGCTGATTAATCTAAAGAACAAAGTGTAA
- the LOC100546622 gene encoding LOW QUALITY PROTEIN: survival of motor neuron protein-like (The sequence of the model RefSeq protein was modified relative to this genomic sequence to represent the inferred CDS: inserted 1 base in 1 codon) translates to RIARHWAAQPPCCVSCGLLSFSFVKNALKNGDCSEPSDKQEQRPGMKRKNSKKNRNRNKSNGVSLKQWKVGDSCNAVWSEDGNVYPATIASVNLKRGTCVVTYTGYGNKEEQNLADLLPPASDETNENESLYSTDESEKSSQSHQNGSNCTKARFFPXNLRFPIPPTPPGLGRHGSKFRTLPPFLSCWTPPFPPGPPLIPPPPPMGPDSTEDDEALGSMLIAWYMSGYHTGYYLGLKQSRMEVALEREAYLK, encoded by the exons CGCATCGCTCGGCACTGGGCTGCCCAGCCACCGTGCTGTGTTTCTTGTGgtttactttccttttctttcgTTAAGAATGCTTTAAAGAACGGGGACTGCTCAGAGCCTTCGGATAAACAGGAGCAGCGGCCggggatgaaaaggaaaaacagcaaaaagaacagGAACAGAAACAAGAGCAACGGCGTGTCGTTGAAACAG TGGAAAGTTGGTGACAGCTGTAACGCTGTTTGGTCTGAGGATGGTAATGTCTACCCAGCAACTATTGCCTCCGTAAACCTGAAGAGGGGTACATGTGTTGTTACTTACACCGGATATGGAAATAAGGAGGAACAGAACCTGGCTGATCTACTCCCTCCAGCTAGCGATGAAACA AATGAAAACGAGAGTCTGTATTCAACAGATGAAAGTGAAAAATCTTCCCAGTCACATCAAAATGGAAGTAACTGCACAAAAGCAAGATTCTTTC AAAACTTACGGTTTCCCATACCACCAACACCTCCAGGCTTGGGAAGG CATGGATCAAAATTCAGAACACTTCCACCATTCTTATCCTGCTGGACACCACCCTTTCCACCAGGACCACCG TTGATTCCTCCTCCACCACCTATGGGGCCAGATTCTACTGAGGACGATGAAGCATTGGGGAGCATGTTGATAGCTTGGTATATGAGTGGTTATCACACTGGGTATTATCTG GGATTAAAACAGAGTCGAATGGAAGTGGCCCTAGAGAGAGAAGCctatttaaaataa